The following coding sequences are from one Methanococcoides orientis window:
- a CDS encoding ABC transporter permease has product MPYELFIALRHLKSRRRQSLISISAIGIAVTILVISNAFMAGFTEEIYDVTVENLPHVVVTPAEEEEYIHFYNSIIPRIERIEGVVGTSPALDGEASLRYKEKTLNILMRGIEPEKEDSVSHISEDMIEGDLYKLIHSKNTIVVGDSLAEDLEVNIGDEISVNFPTATPASYEIVGIFDTGTPADDVLTYTSLKTAQEFYDSGDAINVINIRLADYNEDKKVAKEIEALGYEASGWTETNPEILQTITIETTSNNIILALILLIASFGVVSTLNMVVMEKVKEIGVLMAMGAPASVIRRIFILESGILGLIGALTGCLLGTAIALAIGSYPVPADFYGIEKIPVIINISDILITVLVVFLLNLIAGVYPAQRAAGLDPLEAISTH; this is encoded by the coding sequence ATGCCATATGAGCTGTTCATTGCCCTCAGACATCTCAAAAGCAGGCGTCGTCAGTCACTCATATCCATAAGTGCCATTGGGATCGCGGTCACAATACTCGTGATCTCGAACGCTTTTATGGCAGGATTCACAGAAGAGATCTATGATGTGACCGTCGAGAACCTCCCACATGTGGTGGTTACCCCTGCTGAGGAAGAGGAATACATCCATTTTTACAATAGCATCATACCCCGCATAGAAAGGATCGAGGGGGTGGTGGGAACCTCGCCTGCCCTGGATGGAGAAGCTAGTCTTCGATACAAGGAGAAAACACTCAACATCTTAATGAGAGGAATAGAGCCTGAAAAAGAAGATTCCGTATCCCACATCTCAGAGGACATGATAGAAGGGGATCTCTACAAGCTTATCCACTCCAAGAATACAATTGTGGTAGGTGACAGCCTTGCAGAGGACCTTGAAGTGAACATCGGCGATGAGATATCCGTGAACTTCCCCACAGCAACACCGGCATCCTATGAAATAGTAGGGATCTTTGACACAGGAACACCTGCCGATGATGTACTTACATACACATCCCTGAAGACAGCACAGGAATTCTATGATAGTGGTGATGCCATCAATGTGATAAATATCCGTCTGGCAGACTACAATGAAGACAAGAAGGTCGCAAAAGAGATCGAAGCTCTCGGTTACGAAGCATCTGGCTGGACAGAGACAAATCCGGAGATACTCCAGACCATCACCATTGAAACAACATCCAACAACATAATACTCGCACTCATACTCCTGATAGCATCGTTCGGAGTGGTCAGCACACTGAACATGGTGGTAATGGAGAAGGTAAAGGAAATAGGAGTCCTGATGGCTATGGGAGCACCTGCTTCCGTCATACGCAGGATATTCATACTGGAAAGCGGCATCCTGGGGTTGATCGGTGCTCTCACAGGCTGCCTGCTTGGAACTGCCATTGCCCTGGCGATCGGAAGCTATCCGGTTCCTGCTGATTTTTATGGCATCGAGAAGATACCGGTTATCATCAACATTTCAGATATACTTATAACTGTTTTAGTCGTGTTTTTGCTCAACCTGATCGCAGGCGTTTACCCTGCCCAGCGCGCAGCCGGGCTGGATCCATTAGAGGCAATTTCAACACATTGA
- a CDS encoding HD domain-containing protein — translation MKVIRDPVHGYIELDQLVLSLIDTPQMQRLRRIQQLGLSNLVYPGANHTRFEHSLGVMHLATTLTSQLNSIEKDEKDEIRAAALLHDVGHGPLSHVTESIIKQYTRQRHEDVKPILKKGEIAEILDEHGLDPVTIADHIKGETSLGKIVNSEIDVDRMDYLVRDAHYTGVAFGLVDHARLIHEMQFYEDNLVVGLGGLKAAESLLVSRFLMHPSVYYHHVSRIAETMFTRAVQDLINKKTLDPFKLRQMEDARLFEMIRADEGYAGELGKRLDERRLYKRALHVGIDVVGENVLRYRGKVDRVENEIAEMVGIDSSEILIDIPKRPEIAEMKALIKVDGKMLRLDEASNIVATIENAHQDNWRMGVYTIKEHRESVRKAAQEFFDTKKGTKQFRLTDL, via the coding sequence ATGAAAGTCATTCGGGATCCGGTACACGGGTACATAGAACTGGACCAGCTTGTATTATCATTGATAGATACACCCCAAATGCAGCGTTTGAGGAGAATTCAGCAGTTGGGTCTGTCCAATCTTGTATATCCCGGAGCAAACCATACTCGTTTTGAACATTCCCTTGGAGTAATGCACCTTGCAACTACCCTGACATCACAGCTAAACTCTATCGAGAAAGATGAAAAGGATGAGATCCGTGCAGCTGCACTTCTCCATGACGTCGGCCACGGGCCACTCTCACATGTCACAGAGAGTATCATAAAACAATATACACGCCAGAGACATGAAGATGTGAAACCAATCCTCAAAAAAGGCGAGATCGCAGAGATACTGGACGAACACGGACTTGATCCTGTGACCATTGCAGACCACATAAAGGGTGAAACTTCACTGGGAAAGATAGTTAATAGCGAAATCGATGTGGACCGTATGGACTACCTGGTCAGGGATGCACATTATACAGGTGTTGCATTCGGACTTGTGGACCATGCACGCCTGATACATGAGATGCAGTTCTACGAGGACAATCTGGTTGTCGGCCTGGGAGGTCTGAAGGCTGCAGAATCGCTTCTTGTTTCACGTTTTCTTATGCACCCCTCGGTCTATTACCACCACGTATCCAGGATAGCCGAAACGATGTTCACGAGGGCGGTCCAGGACCTCATCAACAAGAAAACACTCGACCCGTTCAAACTGCGCCAGATGGAAGATGCAAGGTTGTTCGAGATGATCAGGGCAGACGAGGGATATGCAGGCGAACTTGGAAAACGACTTGATGAAAGAAGGCTTTACAAACGTGCCCTTCATGTTGGCATTGATGTTGTTGGTGAGAACGTCCTTCGTTACAGGGGAAAGGTAGACCGAGTAGAAAATGAGATCGCAGAGATGGTTGGCATCGACAGCAGCGAGATCCTGATTGACATCCCAAAGCGACCCGAGATAGCAGAAATGAAGGCATTGATCAAGGTCGACGGGAAGATGCTGAGACTTGATGAAGCATCCAATATCGTGGCTACAATAGAGAATGCCCACCAGGATAACTGGAGAATGGGAGTATACACGATCAAGGAACACAGAGAATCTGTCAGGAAGGCTGCACAGGAATTCTTTGACACAAAGAAGGGAACAAAGCAGTTCAGACTTACAGACCTATGA
- the crcB gene encoding fluoride efflux transporter CrcB, giving the protein MTLPERTQDLASIAFGGFLGAVSRYAVSASTISPNGTLVVNVVGSLLLGMMMYDYDYLGHISQRTRLTFGTGFMGAFTTFSTFAVETYNLGGTSAIFNIGINLALTILAVFLGRAIIIYLFRRKGSAHGN; this is encoded by the coding sequence ATGACACTCCCGGAACGAACACAGGACCTAGCAAGTATAGCATTCGGAGGATTTTTAGGTGCTGTATCCCGATATGCAGTCTCAGCCAGCACCATTTCACCCAATGGAACACTGGTCGTGAATGTGGTTGGAAGCCTTCTTCTGGGAATGATGATGTATGATTATGATTACCTTGGCCACATCAGTCAGAGGACACGACTGACATTTGGAACAGGGTTTATGGGAGCCTTTACGACCTTTTCTACTTTCGCCGTTGAAACCTACAACCTCGGAGGGACCTCTGCGATATTTAATATCGGAATCAATCTCGCACTGACCATTTTGGCAGTTTTCCTTGGAAGAGCCATTATTATCTACCTGTTCAGGAGGAAAGGAAGTGCCCATGGGAATTGA
- a CDS encoding ubiquitin-like small modifier protein 1 — MAKIKLFANLRESAGESEMEMQGENIQEILGGLLTRYPQLQELIFNDVEGKKELRSYINILINGNNILHLEGLDTIVNDDDEIAIFPPVSGG, encoded by the coding sequence ATGGCAAAAATAAAGTTATTTGCAAATCTCAGGGAATCAGCAGGAGAGTCTGAAATGGAGATGCAAGGAGAGAACATACAAGAGATCCTTGGCGGTCTGCTCACAAGATACCCACAACTTCAGGAACTGATATTCAATGATGTCGAAGGGAAAAAGGAACTTCGAAGTTACATCAACATACTCATAAATGGGAACAATATCCTGCACCTTGAAGGACTGGATACCATTGTCAATGATGACGATGAGATCGCAATATTCCCACCTGTATCGGGTGGCTGA
- a CDS encoding ATP-grasp domain-containing protein has translation MKGWILYKHSELELKPETYEINRLLEVAEKNNIEMKVLTPEQFELIVTRDDRKGVLLDGETVSLPDFILPRMGAETSYFALAIIRHLERLGVHTFNSSHSIETVKDKLYSQQILAEADIAFPKTMLAKHPIDVNLVEEQFGFPLIVKTLSGSMGSGVFLSENKSNFIDLMELIRSTRSNVNFIIQEFVKSSMGRDLRVIIIGGRAVACMERVAQEGDFKANFSRGGMVRSFEMTPEIEWLATETAKVFGLEISGIDLLFDGEHFKVCEANSSPGFEGVESCCDTDIAQEMYDFIRVRLGMFPEEEEEEEEEELKRKKKSL, from the coding sequence GTGAAAGGATGGATCTTATACAAACATTCCGAATTGGAATTAAAACCTGAAACATACGAGATCAATCGTCTTCTTGAAGTTGCTGAAAAGAACAATATTGAAATGAAGGTGTTAACGCCGGAACAGTTCGAACTCATTGTCACAAGAGATGATCGCAAAGGTGTCCTTTTAGACGGGGAAACGGTCTCACTGCCTGATTTCATTCTTCCCCGAATGGGAGCAGAAACATCATATTTTGCACTGGCCATCATAAGACATCTGGAAAGACTTGGAGTACATACTTTCAATTCATCCCACAGTATTGAAACAGTAAAGGACAAACTGTACTCCCAGCAGATACTTGCAGAGGCGGATATCGCATTCCCAAAGACCATGCTTGCAAAGCATCCCATTGATGTGAACCTTGTTGAAGAACAATTTGGATTCCCGTTAATTGTAAAAACACTTTCAGGGTCAATGGGAAGTGGCGTATTCCTTTCCGAGAACAAATCCAACTTCATAGACCTGATGGAACTCATACGTTCAACAAGGAGCAACGTTAATTTCATCATTCAGGAATTTGTCAAATCCAGTATGGGACGTGACCTTCGTGTAATCATCATTGGAGGACGTGCCGTTGCCTGTATGGAAAGAGTCGCCCAGGAAGGAGATTTCAAAGCTAACTTCTCAAGAGGAGGAATGGTCAGATCCTTTGAGATGACACCAGAAATTGAATGGTTAGCTACCGAAACTGCAAAGGTCTTTGGTCTTGAGATATCAGGGATAGACCTTCTCTTTGACGGAGAACACTTCAAGGTATGTGAAGCGAACTCATCACCGGGCTTCGAAGGAGTGGAAAGCTGCTGTGATACGGACATAGCACAGGAAATGTACGACTTTATCAGGGTAAGGCTCGGAATGTTCCCGGAAGAAGAAGAAGAAGAAGAAGAAGAAGAACTCAAAAGAAAGAAGAAGAGTCTCTGA
- a CDS encoding protease inhibitor I42 family protein, giving the protein MSKYTGMGILVLITIVAVTMAAFSMGCTENGTIDLTDDVEIVESGAVLTEDANASEVTMEQNDLIVLKLKENPTTGYSWEVTVPEGLTLVEDDFVIAQEDEDLVGAGGIHEWKFQAENEGTYEISAIYKRSWENTTGDEDTFGMTVTVLASGEHDGEDDADGDDMITDVDDTEYIIRDAMVDDIEIFMMESFPLQVSVSATGYLPDGCTVIDEENIEVTRDGNTFNVALKTKRPTDAMCTQALVPFEVNIPLEVYGLEAGVYTVDVNGVTDTFEFTMDNVME; this is encoded by the coding sequence ATGTCAAAATATACAGGTATGGGCATTCTGGTCCTGATAACCATCGTGGCGGTTACAATGGCTGCTTTTTCCATGGGCTGCACAGAAAATGGAACTATTGATCTTACTGATGATGTAGAGATCGTTGAATCGGGGGCGGTGTTAACTGAGGATGCAAATGCAAGTGAGGTCACAATGGAACAAAATGATCTCATTGTGCTGAAGCTTAAAGAGAACCCGACAACAGGTTATTCCTGGGAGGTCACGGTCCCTGAAGGTCTGACACTGGTGGAAGACGATTTTGTAATTGCTCAGGAGGATGAAGATCTGGTGGGAGCAGGTGGCATCCATGAGTGGAAGTTCCAGGCAGAAAACGAAGGGACCTACGAGATCTCTGCGATCTACAAGAGATCCTGGGAAAACACAACCGGTGATGAAGATACATTCGGCATGACCGTAACTGTCCTTGCTTCAGGTGAACATGACGGCGAGGATGATGCTGATGGAGATGATATGATCACCGACGTTGATGACACTGAATACATCATTCGTGATGCTATGGTCGATGACATCGAAATCTTCATGATGGAGTCATTCCCACTGCAGGTAAGTGTGAGTGCCACAGGATACCTTCCTGATGGATGCACTGTGATCGATGAGGAAAACATCGAGGTCACAAGGGATGGGAACACCTTCAATGTGGCCCTGAAGACCAAGAGGCCGACAGATGCCATGTGCACACAGGCACTTGTGCCCTTTGAGGTGAACATCCCTCTGGAAGTGTATGGTCTTGAAGCAGGTGTCTATACGGTGGATGTGAACGGTGTGACGGATACCTTCGAGTTCACTATGGACAACGTGATGGAGTGA
- the lpdD gene encoding prenylated flavin chaperone LpdD has product MRTQTSRGELLLEHRLIGEDLVITLTGGRGHIGAVAVGYYDRIPGHASSSVITLPSHRDDAIALDAARRISSATHSTTVVTVGINFENITLEEIEEVLSASNELINEFIGSMKEKQ; this is encoded by the coding sequence ATGAGAACACAGACAAGCAGAGGAGAACTTTTACTTGAACACCGACTCATCGGCGAAGACCTTGTGATAACACTTACAGGTGGCAGAGGACATATTGGAGCTGTAGCCGTGGGCTACTATGACAGAATACCCGGACATGCATCCTCATCGGTGATAACCCTGCCATCCCACAGGGATGACGCCATAGCTCTTGATGCTGCAAGACGTATAAGTTCGGCCACACATAGCACAACAGTTGTTACCGTAGGAATAAATTTTGAGAATATTACACTTGAAGAGATCGAAGAAGTGCTGTCCGCTTCGAACGAACTGATCAATGAATTCATAGGATCAATGAAGGAGAAACAATAA
- a CDS encoding UbiX family flavin prenyltransferase, whose protein sequence is MERERKKEIVIGISGASGVQYGVRLLEILADMNIDTHLILTKAAEKIIEVETDLTVEGIKELATSVHDENDFTAPIASGSHPFAGMIVAPCSMKTLASVANGTSDNLIARTADVCLKERRKLILMARETPLSGIHIENMLKAHNAGAILLPASPAYYNRPESIDDLINFMAGRALDLIGVDNDAYKRWE, encoded by the coding sequence ATGGAGAGGGAGAGGAAGAAGGAGATAGTTATCGGGATAAGCGGAGCCTCCGGCGTACAGTATGGTGTCCGGTTGCTTGAGATCCTGGCAGATATGAATATAGACACCCACCTGATACTCACAAAGGCTGCAGAGAAGATCATCGAAGTAGAGACCGACCTGACAGTGGAAGGTATAAAAGAACTGGCAACATCGGTCCATGATGAGAATGACTTCACCGCACCCATAGCAAGCGGATCCCACCCCTTCGCAGGTATGATAGTGGCACCTTGCAGCATGAAAACACTCGCTTCAGTGGCAAACGGGACCTCAGACAACCTCATTGCACGCACAGCTGATGTGTGCCTTAAGGAAAGGAGAAAGCTCATCCTGATGGCCAGGGAAACCCCACTCAGCGGCATCCATATTGAGAATATGCTAAAAGCACATAATGCCGGAGCGATCCTGCTACCTGCATCTCCTGCATATTACAACCGACCGGAGTCCATAGACGACCTAATCAATTTCATGGCAGGACGGGCACTTGACCTCATAGGTGTCGACAATGATGCCTACAAACGCTGGGAGTGA
- a CDS encoding DUF190 domain-containing protein has product MTSAILRIYLSENDSCDGKPAHEKILEFMRDSKISGATVLHGIEGYGVHSKIHTTSILRLGTDLPIVVEAVDSEEKIRKILPELCRMIPKELITLQKVEIISGENV; this is encoded by the coding sequence ATGACATCAGCTATTCTCAGGATATACCTTAGTGAGAACGATTCCTGCGATGGAAAACCTGCACATGAGAAGATACTTGAGTTTATGAGGGATTCAAAGATCTCCGGTGCAACCGTTCTTCATGGCATCGAAGGATATGGAGTTCATAGCAAGATACATACAACAAGCATTCTGAGACTCGGCACAGACCTGCCAATTGTTGTGGAAGCAGTCGATTCCGAAGAAAAGATAAGAAAGATTCTCCCTGAACTTTGCAGGATGATCCCAAAAGAACTTATCACCTTGCAAAAAGTTGAGATCATTTCAGGGGAGAATGTCTGA
- a CDS encoding RAD55 family ATPase — MAEYLFGIKELDDLIGGVKEGTNLMLIGPPMSGKDDLVNTIICNGLKQGDSSIIVSTRETGERVLDWFSNNGLDTDNADLGVVDCVTKTLGISASDKDHIKRAASPVDLTGIGVRIGQYFEEFLVQKKAPGLRFCINSLSTILMYSNLQTLFRFLHVFTGRVKASNSFGIFIVEDEMHDAQTVATLKQLFDGMIEIRENDAGYSIRILGITPKPTPWYEFEVDGSNVTIEKPE, encoded by the coding sequence ATGGCTGAATATTTGTTTGGTATCAAAGAACTTGACGATCTGATCGGTGGTGTTAAAGAGGGCACCAACCTGATGCTTATCGGTCCTCCTATGAGTGGAAAGGATGATCTCGTTAATACTATTATATGCAATGGGCTTAAACAGGGTGATTCTTCCATTATTGTCTCTACTCGTGAGACCGGGGAGCGTGTATTGGACTGGTTCTCAAATAACGGTCTGGATACTGACAATGCAGATCTCGGTGTTGTGGATTGTGTCACGAAAACACTTGGTATCTCTGCATCGGATAAAGATCATATAAAAAGGGCAGCTAGTCCTGTGGATCTCACTGGTATCGGGGTAAGGATCGGTCAGTATTTCGAGGAGTTCCTTGTCCAGAAAAAGGCTCCTGGTTTGAGATTCTGTATCAATTCCCTTTCTACTATCCTGATGTATTCCAATCTTCAGACATTGTTCAGGTTCTTACATGTTTTCACAGGTCGTGTTAAAGCATCAAATTCCTTTGGCATCTTCATAGTGGAAGATGAAATGCATGATGCACAGACCGTAGCTACCCTGAAACAGCTTTTTGATGGTATGATAGAAATAAGGGAAAATGATGCCGGTTATTCTATCAGGATATTGGGCATTACTCCAAAACCTACTCCCTGGTATGAGTTTGAGGTCGACGGCAGTAATGTAACTATTGAGAAGCCTGAATAA
- the crcB gene encoding fluoride efflux transporter CrcB has product MGIEAVLLVGLGGSIGACLRYLVSGTVPVMKGLPTGTLLVNVIGSTILSTLTFLSVPYASFHLINIGILGSFTTFSTFAYESFKLLEEGRTPLFASNITLNLLLCLSGVYIGQHIASLI; this is encoded by the coding sequence ATGGGAATTGAAGCAGTACTGCTTGTGGGGCTTGGAGGTTCCATAGGAGCCTGCCTGAGGTATCTTGTTTCGGGGACCGTACCGGTTATGAAAGGACTTCCCACAGGAACCCTTCTTGTAAATGTTATCGGAAGCACCATACTATCCACACTGACATTTCTCTCAGTACCATACGCCAGCTTTCACCTTATCAACATAGGCATCCTCGGCTCCTTCACAACATTCTCAACCTTTGCATATGAAAGCTTCAAGCTGCTAGAAGAGGGTCGTACACCACTATTTGCATCCAATATAACACTCAACCTGTTGCTTTGCCTTTCAGGCGTTTACATCGGGCAGCACATAGCAAGTTTAATCTAA
- the cofD gene encoding 2-phospho-L-lactate transferase, with protein MIVLSGGTGTPKLIDGLRHVLPEGDVTVVVNTAEDLWVSGNLITPDIDTVLYLLSDRIDKGKWWGVRDDTFSTHEAMKLAGHDEGMMIGDLDRATHIMRSELLRQDLSLTEAMQKMASSFGIKSRILPMSDDPVSTMITTPSGRIHFQDFWVKQHGGPEVLEVSQDGIEDASISPGVIEALEKEDDVLIGPSNPITSIGPIINLPGMRDILKGKKVVAVSPIIGKEPISGPAGKLMSACGFDVSSVGVAECYNGLLDAMVLDVRDESAGDAIKDLGIDVFFTDTMMRSVGISKDLSEKIIDIFNNI; from the coding sequence ATGATCGTATTGTCCGGTGGAACAGGAACTCCCAAATTGATCGATGGCTTAAGACATGTCCTTCCTGAAGGTGATGTCACCGTGGTTGTGAACACAGCTGAAGACCTGTGGGTCTCAGGAAATCTGATCACACCTGATATTGATACTGTGCTCTATTTGCTTTCTGACAGGATCGATAAGGGAAAATGGTGGGGTGTCAGGGATGATACATTCAGTACCCATGAGGCGATGAAGCTTGCCGGTCATGACGAAGGGATGATGATCGGGGATCTTGACAGGGCTACGCACATCATGCGGTCTGAACTGCTAAGGCAGGACCTTTCCCTTACGGAAGCTATGCAGAAAATGGCTTCTTCATTTGGGATCAAATCCCGTATATTGCCAATGTCGGATGATCCTGTGTCCACAATGATAACAACGCCATCCGGCAGGATCCATTTTCAGGATTTCTGGGTAAAACAGCATGGTGGTCCTGAGGTCTTAGAGGTTTCACAGGATGGCATTGAGGACGCATCCATATCTCCGGGTGTAATTGAAGCTCTTGAAAAGGAGGATGATGTCCTGATAGGTCCCAGTAATCCCATCACAAGTATTGGTCCGATCATTAACCTACCTGGTATGCGTGACATCCTCAAAGGGAAGAAAGTGGTTGCAGTAAGTCCTATCATAGGAAAAGAACCAATAAGCGGGCCTGCAGGAAAATTGATGAGTGCCTGTGGCTTCGATGTTTCTTCCGTAGGGGTTGCAGAGTGCTACAATGGTCTCCTTGATGCAATGGTCCTTGATGTAAGGGATGAATCGGCAGGAGATGCCATAAAAGACCTGGGGATCGATGTCTTCTTTACGGATACTATGATGAGGTCGGTGGGAATTAGCAAAGATCTTTCAGAAAAGATAATTGATATTTTTAATAATATCTAA
- a CDS encoding DNA alkylation repair protein, producing the protein MGTVRVGTTEEIFDSIIAKLEELSDPEAIEGMAHFWITPEKCYGVSIPELRHLAKETGKDHKLALMLWDKGYRETMILASMVDDPKQVSEKQMEAWVRDFDYWEICDQCCMNLFQKTSHSSRKAIEWSSRKEEFVKRSGFVLMARMAVADKKANDSVFEDFLPIIERESNDARNFVKKAVNWALRQIGKRNIELNKKAIEVSQRLTGSNLASARWIGTDALKELTSEAVQKRLHK; encoded by the coding sequence ATGGGGACTGTTCGTGTGGGTACAACAGAAGAGATATTTGATAGTATCATCGCTAAACTGGAAGAACTGAGTGATCCCGAGGCCATAGAGGGTATGGCACATTTCTGGATCACGCCTGAAAAGTGCTACGGTGTATCAATTCCAGAGCTCAGACACCTTGCAAAAGAGACCGGTAAGGATCACAAACTGGCTCTCATGCTATGGGATAAGGGGTACAGGGAGACCATGATCCTCGCTTCCATGGTGGATGATCCAAAGCAGGTCAGCGAAAAACAGATGGAAGCGTGGGTCAGGGACTTTGATTACTGGGAGATCTGCGACCAGTGCTGTATGAACCTGTTCCAGAAAACCTCTCATTCTTCCAGGAAAGCCATCGAGTGGAGCTCCCGAAAAGAGGAGTTTGTGAAACGCTCCGGTTTTGTCCTCATGGCAAGAATGGCTGTGGCGGACAAAAAGGCGAATGATTCTGTTTTCGAGGATTTCTTACCGATAATTGAAAGGGAATCCAACGATGCCCGGAACTTTGTGAAAAAGGCCGTCAACTGGGCCTTAAGGCAGATCGGCAAACGCAACATCGAGTTGAACAAAAAAGCTATTGAAGTGTCACAAAGACTTACCGGTTCGAATCTTGCCAGTGCCAGGTGGATAGGTACCGATGCACTGAAAGAGCTTACCAGTGAAGCTGTCCAGAAGCGCCTTCACAAATGA
- a CDS encoding YhbY family RNA-binding protein, protein MDKEKLYKLRSEATHIKPILNVGKGGVSDQLIIELKKVIKDRHLVKVKVLKSASYEEEDGIDGIAEKLADATRSTIIDVRGHSVVLYR, encoded by the coding sequence ATGGATAAAGAAAAGCTGTACAAACTGAGGTCTGAAGCAACCCACATAAAGCCTATACTAAATGTAGGCAAAGGCGGGGTTTCTGACCAGCTGATAATCGAACTGAAAAAGGTCATTAAAGACCGGCATCTTGTCAAAGTTAAGGTCTTAAAGAGTGCTTCTTACGAAGAAGAAGATGGAATTGATGGCATTGCTGAAAAGCTTGCAGATGCTACAAGGTCAACGATCATTGATGTAAGGGGACATTCAGTAGTACTTTACCGTTAA